From Terriglobales bacterium, one genomic window encodes:
- a CDS encoding M28 family metallopeptidase: MKRRAVLAWLVAASVLTLCAQTAMPPPAQAAAPSIPGFFDPAAEAALERQFLAVPDPKLAEEHLRILTAEPHIAGSPEDRKTAEYVAKKYREAGLETEIVEYKVWFNYPAEISVDVLYPKMLRTHLPTPEHVEGDPYQDDPRVVTAYNGFSPSGEAEADLVYANFGRPEDFKKLEELKVDVKGKIVIVRYGSNFRGVKSYVAQQHGAAGVIIYSDPIDDGYFKGDKYPQGPWRPDSGVQRGSILYMFKYPGDPTTPGVASVPSLPDSQRVPPEKAESLSKVPTTPLSYGDARSLLENLGGPQSPRDWQGALPFTYHIGPGPVRVRMRLKQDYAYRTIWNVIGKIKGRELPEQWVIAGNHRDAWVYGAVDPNSGTTSQLEAVHGLGELLRSGWRPRRTIVICSWDAEEQGLIGSTEWVEEHAQELSNAVAYFNLDVAVAGPSFGASSVPSLKQFIRDVTKAVPSAKGGMLYDVWKQEKENEAAKASPMDLSGRRAPNASPKADVSVGDLGSGSDYTSFLQHQGVPSADMGSSGNYGVYHSVFDNFQWYKKFADPDFLYSQEISRVYGLEVLRMSEADVLPYDYETYGKEISEYLEAAQKKSGTAFGDQSPAFQLAQVSAERFTLAGTAIAAAQRDPASDRAQLNRLLSQTERALLLPNGLPNRPWFRHSVYAPGEYTGYAAVVIPGVNEAIDAGDRPRATAELLHLTEALNRAAALLESYH; the protein is encoded by the coding sequence ATGAAACGAAGAGCGGTGTTGGCGTGGTTGGTAGCGGCATCGGTCCTGACTCTGTGCGCGCAGACCGCGATGCCGCCGCCGGCGCAGGCGGCCGCGCCCTCTATCCCCGGTTTCTTCGACCCCGCCGCCGAAGCCGCGCTCGAAAGACAGTTCCTCGCCGTCCCCGACCCCAAGCTCGCCGAGGAGCACCTGCGCATCCTCACCGCCGAGCCTCACATCGCGGGCTCCCCTGAAGATCGCAAGACCGCCGAGTATGTCGCTAAAAAGTACCGGGAAGCCGGCCTGGAGACCGAGATCGTCGAGTACAAGGTGTGGTTCAACTATCCCGCCGAGATCTCCGTGGACGTCCTCTATCCCAAGATGCTGCGCACCCACCTGCCCACGCCCGAGCACGTCGAAGGTGATCCCTACCAGGACGACCCGCGCGTGGTCACCGCCTACAACGGCTTCTCGCCCTCGGGTGAGGCCGAGGCCGACTTGGTCTACGCTAACTTCGGACGTCCCGAGGACTTCAAGAAGCTGGAAGAGCTGAAAGTGGACGTGAAGGGCAAGATCGTCATCGTCCGCTACGGCTCGAACTTCCGCGGAGTGAAGAGCTACGTGGCGCAGCAGCACGGCGCCGCCGGAGTCATCATCTACTCCGATCCCATCGACGACGGCTACTTCAAGGGCGACAAATACCCGCAGGGCCCCTGGCGCCCCGACTCCGGCGTGCAGCGCGGCTCCATCCTTTATATGTTCAAGTATCCCGGCGACCCTACCACTCCGGGCGTGGCCTCGGTGCCGTCGCTTCCTGACAGCCAGCGCGTTCCGCCGGAGAAGGCCGAGAGTCTCTCCAAGGTGCCGACCACGCCGCTCTCCTACGGCGACGCCCGCTCACTGCTCGAGAACCTGGGCGGGCCGCAGTCGCCGCGCGACTGGCAGGGCGCGCTGCCCTTCACCTATCACATCGGGCCCGGCCCGGTGCGCGTCCGCATGCGCCTCAAGCAGGACTACGCCTACCGCACCATCTGGAACGTCATCGGCAAGATCAAGGGCAGGGAACTGCCGGAGCAGTGGGTGATCGCCGGCAACCATCGCGACGCCTGGGTGTACGGCGCCGTAGATCCCAACAGCGGCACCACCTCGCAACTGGAAGCCGTCCACGGTCTGGGCGAACTGCTGCGCTCCGGCTGGCGCCCGCGCCGCACCATCGTCATCTGCAGTTGGGACGCCGAGGAGCAGGGCCTGATCGGCTCCACCGAGTGGGTTGAAGAGCACGCGCAGGAACTCTCCAACGCCGTCGCCTACTTCAATCTGGATGTCGCCGTAGCCGGGCCTTCTTTCGGCGCCTCCTCCGTCCCCAGCCTCAAGCAATTCATTCGCGACGTCACCAAGGCCGTCCCCAGCGCCAAAGGCGGCATGCTCTACGACGTCTGGAAGCAAGAGAAGGAGAACGAGGCGGCCAAGGCCAGTCCCATGGATCTGAGCGGCCGCCGCGCGCCCAACGCCAGTCCCAAGGCCGATGTCTCCGTCGGCGACCTGGGCTCGGGCTCCGACTACACCAGCTTCCTGCAGCACCAAGGCGTGCCCTCCGCCGACATGGGCTCCAGCGGCAACTATGGCGTCTATCACTCCGTCTTCGACAATTTCCAGTGGTACAAGAAATTCGCCGACCCCGACTTCCTCTACTCCCAGGAGATTTCCCGCGTCTATGGCCTGGAAGTGCTGCGCATGTCCGAGGCCGACGTCCTGCCCTATGACTACGAGACCTACGGCAAGGAGATCAGCGAGTATCTGGAAGCCGCGCAGAAGAAGTCCGGCACCGCCTTCGGCGACCAGTCGCCCGCCTTCCAGCTGGCGCAGGTGTCAGCGGAGCGCTTTACGCTGGCGGGCACGGCCATCGCCGCCGCCCAGCGCGATCCCGCATCCGACCGCGCCCAGCTCAACCGTCTGCTCTCCCAGACCGAGCGCGCCCTGCTGCTGCCCAACGGCCTTCCCAACCGCCCCTGGTTCCGCCACTCCGTCTACGCTCCGGGGGAATATACCGGCTATGCGGCCGTGGTCATCCCCGGCGTGAACGAGGCCATTGACGCCGGCGACCGCCCGCGCGCTACTGCCGAACTCCTCCACCTCACCGAGGCCCTCAATCGCGCAGCTGCCCTGCTGGAGAGCTACCACTGA
- a CDS encoding cupin domain-containing protein, which produces MTRKILGLLSASVFLALAAIGFAAQGKPAAGKPGAAHAAPAMIVWTSDQGEWIPIPGIAAKMKVVRADPGKAPTDLYIWQPAGTDTPLHWHSSDERIYTVSGDQVYRMWKGTFGAALHPGAFVLVPARMIHQARCMGKQDCTVLIHTTLPFDVNIVDENGKPIPSPKPAAKK; this is translated from the coding sequence ATGACTCGTAAAATCCTTGGGCTGCTCTCCGCTTCAGTTTTTCTCGCGCTTGCCGCCATCGGTTTCGCCGCCCAGGGCAAACCCGCCGCCGGCAAGCCCGGCGCCGCTCATGCCGCGCCGGCCATGATCGTCTGGACCTCCGACCAGGGCGAGTGGATCCCCATCCCCGGCATCGCCGCCAAGATGAAGGTGGTGCGGGCGGACCCCGGCAAGGCCCCCACCGACCTCTACATCTGGCAGCCCGCGGGCACGGATACGCCCCTGCACTGGCACTCCTCCGACGAGCGCATCTACACGGTAAGCGGCGACCAGGTCTATCGCATGTGGAAGGGGACGTTCGGCGCGGCCCTGCACCCCGGTGCCTTCGTCCTGGTTCCGGCGCGCATGATCCACCAGGCTCGCTGCATGGGCAAACAGGACTGCACCGTGCTCATCCACACCACCCTGCCCTTCGACGTCAATATCGTGGACGAGAACGGCAAGCCGATCCCTTCGCCCAAACCCGCCGCCAAGAAGTAG
- the thiC gene encoding phosphomethylpyrimidine synthase ThiC, translated as MATEGKNGNVATAEGVAQPRVEWIRKRREEAARTGDGNLSQMHLGRRGVTTEEMEYVAQREKLPAELIRDEVARGRMIIPANVNHPALEPMAIGVASLCKINANIGNSAVSSNIEEELKKLHTAVHFGADTVMDLSTGGDIHRIREAILRHSPVPIGTVPIYEAVQRVKRVEDLTAELMLEVIEEQAEQGVDYMTIHAGVLIQYLPLVAKRITGIVSRGGAILGQWMAHHHKQNFLYECFDDITKILKKHDVSYSLGDGLRPGCVADASDEAQFAELRTLGELTKKAWEHDVQVMIEGPGHIPLDKIQEQVELEKQWCYEAPFYTLGPLVTDIAPGYDHITSAIGAAMIGWHGAAMLCYVTPKEHLGLPNEKDVKDGILAYKIAAHAADIARHRPGARDRDDALSHARYTFDWNKQFELSLDPETARAMHDETLPDDYYKGAAYCSMCGPKFCSMNYSSKVDEYNKQVHGLEKKDHSQLITKLTAK; from the coding sequence ATGGCGACTGAAGGCAAGAACGGCAACGTAGCGACAGCGGAAGGCGTGGCGCAGCCGCGCGTGGAGTGGATCCGCAAGCGGCGGGAGGAAGCGGCGCGTACGGGCGACGGCAACCTGTCGCAAATGCACCTGGGGCGGCGCGGCGTCACCACCGAGGAGATGGAATACGTGGCGCAGCGGGAGAAGCTGCCGGCGGAGCTGATCCGCGACGAAGTAGCGCGCGGGCGGATGATCATCCCCGCGAACGTAAACCATCCGGCGCTGGAACCCATGGCCATCGGCGTGGCCTCGCTGTGCAAGATCAATGCCAATATCGGGAACTCGGCGGTCAGCTCGAACATCGAGGAAGAGCTGAAGAAGCTGCATACCGCCGTGCACTTCGGCGCGGACACGGTGATGGACCTTTCAACCGGAGGCGACATCCACCGCATCCGTGAGGCCATCCTGCGGCACTCGCCCGTTCCCATCGGGACCGTGCCCATCTACGAGGCGGTGCAGCGGGTGAAGCGGGTGGAGGACCTGACGGCCGAGCTGATGCTGGAAGTGATCGAGGAGCAGGCGGAGCAGGGCGTGGACTACATGACCATCCACGCCGGAGTGCTGATCCAGTACCTGCCGCTGGTGGCGAAGCGCATCACCGGGATCGTGAGCCGCGGCGGAGCCATCCTGGGACAGTGGATGGCGCACCACCACAAACAGAACTTCCTCTACGAGTGCTTCGACGACATCACCAAGATCCTCAAGAAGCATGACGTCTCGTACTCGCTGGGCGACGGGCTGCGGCCGGGCTGCGTGGCCGACGCCTCCGACGAAGCCCAGTTCGCCGAGTTGCGCACGCTGGGCGAGCTGACGAAGAAAGCCTGGGAGCACGATGTGCAGGTGATGATCGAGGGCCCGGGACACATCCCGTTGGACAAGATCCAGGAGCAGGTGGAGCTGGAAAAACAGTGGTGCTACGAGGCTCCGTTCTACACGCTGGGGCCGCTGGTGACCGACATCGCACCGGGCTACGACCACATCACCTCGGCCATCGGAGCGGCGATGATCGGGTGGCACGGGGCGGCGATGCTGTGTTACGTCACCCCCAAGGAGCACCTGGGACTGCCCAACGAGAAGGACGTGAAGGACGGCATCCTGGCGTACAAGATCGCGGCGCACGCGGCCGACATCGCGCGGCACCGTCCGGGTGCGCGCGACCGCGACGACGCCCTGAGCCATGCGCGCTACACCTTCGACTGGAACAAGCAGTTCGAGCTCTCGCTCGATCCGGAGACGGCGCGCGCCATGCACGACGAAACCCTGCCCGACGACTACTACAAGGGCGCGGCGTATTGCTCGATGTGCGGCCCGAAATTCTGCTCCATGAACTACTCGTCCAAGGTGGACGAGTACAACAAGCAGGTGCATGGGCTGGAGAAGAAGGACCACTCGCAACTGATCACCAAGCTGACGGCGAAGTAG
- a CDS encoding HEAT repeat domain-containing protein has protein sequence MLDRNQLKSQGIRFALSLQMLFKNATMFSAGHPAASMSFQRSFDFLNVLVKETGEFTVGFVDQRVMLNNILTIDRSLTHLENEFLKRGIGAITFQAGMTLASYKRGMGALVCPVKAIEAAGGLVKYLEEQPLELMRVFPASKSQARTESGDTVLDMDSESYLMAKAFSEIRPSGTTGIQDFENILQSAGVGGAGTGEGTGAGDPGGVEAGLGVEGLVGGLDDGGFGPGGGGKALRGPGPVGGGPGRGGPVGAGLAVAPQPGVGGPAQITSMVEGYLQSSLIDPENAPQRSYVELARVIKDMRPEFVLSAFPPERREQLRAMPPDQMAAEIVEDSAVQWAARHLATAPSGPEAYIVEEEVIRVLLRSLQTTQTAQRLATKLAQYFKDLNMPAATTGRIQEELEWVVVPQKQKIETLLSLKHFNRHKFRRLLDLLRDLIKGVDKENATQLANHYMRLLAPESEALPEEIGRIPELFGVVASVRTDFWHKSAELLAHALPSSEPGFQHQQIVNCTVALARNSAIYEDFALIQTVGSALEKLVAKGPEKHQACCGAALSTLLTRTAIERMIEISVRKRDDAAGARTAARLLGWAGPAAIGKVFQQLDDEQVTSNRLTLIRLISKIGPLALDLARQRLAHDRWYVVRNACKLLADLKDPELLAQLTPILRHPDERVQKAAAVAIMESRSHARSLIFAEALPYLHPHVLEEVLGDMLFLKDPAVLPALESFIFRDAHGKTRLLIAAVQALAVIPGRRAEHLLSNILSDSSLDMIIRRIAMVALVRSTTATSTKAMHEFISGSPADPMAQECERTLKALGRTV, from the coding sequence ATGTTAGACCGTAACCAACTGAAGAGCCAGGGCATCCGCTTCGCTCTCTCCCTGCAGATGCTGTTCAAGAATGCAACCATGTTCTCGGCCGGCCACCCGGCCGCAAGCATGTCCTTTCAGCGGAGCTTCGACTTCCTCAATGTGCTGGTGAAGGAAACCGGTGAATTCACCGTCGGCTTCGTAGACCAGCGCGTCATGCTGAACAACATCCTCACCATCGACCGCTCGCTGACACACTTGGAGAACGAGTTCCTCAAGCGCGGCATCGGCGCCATCACCTTCCAGGCGGGCATGACTCTGGCCAGCTACAAGCGCGGCATGGGAGCGCTGGTGTGCCCGGTGAAGGCAATTGAAGCGGCCGGTGGTCTGGTCAAGTACTTGGAGGAGCAGCCGCTGGAGTTGATGCGCGTCTTCCCCGCCAGCAAGAGCCAGGCGCGCACCGAGAGCGGCGACACCGTGCTCGACATGGACTCAGAATCCTACCTGATGGCCAAAGCGTTTTCCGAGATCCGGCCTTCGGGTACCACCGGAATCCAGGACTTCGAGAACATCTTGCAGTCGGCTGGCGTGGGGGGCGCGGGCACCGGCGAGGGAACCGGAGCGGGCGATCCGGGCGGTGTCGAAGCTGGATTAGGAGTGGAAGGCTTGGTTGGCGGGCTTGACGACGGCGGATTTGGCCCGGGAGGAGGGGGAAAAGCCCTGCGAGGCCCAGGCCCGGTCGGTGGCGGTCCTGGCAGAGGCGGCCCTGTGGGCGCGGGGTTGGCCGTGGCTCCGCAGCCGGGTGTAGGCGGGCCCGCACAGATCACCAGCATGGTCGAAGGCTACCTGCAGTCCTCGCTCATCGATCCCGAGAACGCCCCGCAGCGCTCCTACGTGGAGCTGGCGCGCGTGATCAAGGACATGCGGCCCGAATTCGTGCTCTCCGCCTTCCCGCCGGAGCGGCGCGAGCAGTTGCGCGCCATGCCCCCGGACCAGATGGCTGCCGAGATCGTCGAGGACTCCGCGGTGCAGTGGGCGGCGCGACACCTGGCCACTGCGCCCAGTGGTCCGGAGGCATACATCGTCGAGGAGGAGGTTATACGCGTCCTGCTGCGCAGCTTGCAAACCACGCAGACCGCTCAGCGCCTGGCCACCAAGCTGGCGCAATATTTCAAGGATCTGAACATGCCCGCGGCCACCACCGGCCGCATCCAGGAAGAGCTCGAGTGGGTGGTCGTGCCGCAGAAGCAAAAGATTGAAACGCTGCTCTCGCTGAAACACTTCAACCGACACAAGTTTCGCCGGTTGCTCGATCTTTTGCGCGATCTCATCAAGGGTGTCGACAAGGAGAACGCCACCCAGCTCGCCAACCACTATATGCGGTTGCTGGCGCCGGAGAGCGAGGCCTTGCCTGAGGAGATTGGTCGTATTCCGGAACTGTTCGGAGTAGTAGCCAGCGTGCGCACCGACTTCTGGCACAAGTCGGCGGAGCTGCTGGCGCACGCGCTGCCCTCGTCCGAGCCGGGGTTCCAGCACCAGCAGATTGTGAACTGCACCGTGGCGTTGGCCAGGAACTCGGCCATCTACGAGGACTTTGCCTTGATCCAGACCGTGGGCTCGGCATTGGAAAAGCTGGTAGCCAAGGGTCCGGAGAAGCACCAGGCCTGCTGCGGCGCTGCACTCTCCACGCTGCTGACGCGCACGGCGATCGAGCGCATGATCGAGATCTCCGTGCGCAAGCGCGATGACGCCGCCGGAGCGCGCACGGCGGCAAGGCTGCTGGGCTGGGCGGGACCAGCAGCCATCGGCAAGGTCTTCCAGCAGTTGGACGATGAGCAGGTGACTTCGAACCGCCTCACTCTCATCCGATTGATCAGCAAAATCGGTCCCCTGGCGCTCGACTTGGCTCGACAGCGCCTGGCGCACGACCGCTGGTACGTCGTGCGCAACGCCTGCAAGTTGCTGGCCGACCTGAAGGATCCCGAATTGCTCGCGCAGTTGACGCCGATATTGCGGCATCCCGATGAGCGGGTGCAGAAGGCGGCCGCCGTGGCCATCATGGAGAGCCGTTCGCACGCCCGCAGTCTGATCTTCGCGGAAGCGCTCCCCTACCTGCATCCCCACGTTCTGGAAGAGGTGTTAGGCGACATGCTCTTCCTGAAGGACCCGGCCGTTCTGCCGGCGCTGGAAAGCTTCATCTTCCGCGACGCTCATGGCAAGACCAGGCTCCTGATCGCGGCGGTGCAGGCCCTGGCCGTCATTCCGGGCCGGCGCGCTGAGCATCTGTTGAGCAACATTCTGTCGGACTCGAGCTTGGACATGATTATCCGCCGCATCGCCATGGTGGCGCTCGTCCGCAGCACCACAGCCACCAGCACCAAGGCGATGCACGAGTTCATCAGCGGCTCGCCCGCGGATCCCATGGCCCAGGAATGCGAACGCACCCTGAAGGCGCTGGGCCGGACCGTCTAA
- a CDS encoding cytochrome c maturation protein CcmE, with product MTSARKKYLRFGVAIGVIVLSLGYLAYTGVEQSKSYYVTIAELRQQASQGDAVYSKRLRVAGTVEPGSIRRQGSKVEFTLVEEGKTLPVIYRGSEAPPDTFKDDSQALAEGEFGRDGVFHARQLQAKCASKYAPAEQPGKPGAAPAVQQKPATPAPK from the coding sequence GTGACATCAGCCCGCAAAAAGTACCTGCGTTTCGGCGTGGCCATCGGCGTCATCGTGCTTTCGCTCGGCTACCTCGCCTACACCGGCGTGGAACAGAGTAAGAGCTACTACGTCACCATCGCCGAGCTGCGCCAGCAAGCCTCCCAGGGCGACGCCGTCTACTCCAAGCGACTGCGCGTGGCCGGCACGGTTGAGCCTGGCTCCATCCGCCGCCAGGGTTCCAAGGTCGAGTTCACTCTGGTCGAGGAAGGGAAGACGCTCCCCGTCATCTACCGCGGCAGCGAGGCGCCCCCGGACACTTTCAAGGACGACTCCCAGGCCCTGGCCGAGGGCGAGTTCGGCCGCGACGGCGTCTTCCACGCCCGACAGCTCCAGGCCAAGTGCGCTTCCAAGTACGCCCCCGCCGAGCAGCCCGGCAAGCCCGGTGCCGCCCCGGCTGTGCAGCAGAAGCCCGCCACCCCCGCTCCGAAGTAA
- a CDS encoding ABC transporter ATP-binding protein yields the protein MPDATVPVLELDSVSKLFGRVAALREVTAGFAPGRLYGVFGENGAGKSTLLRLIAGLARPTRGRILRWSSDDLHPALARMGYMAHASLLYDELTALENLRYFAGLYGLAASPACEDAISSVGLDPALSRRVGDYSQGMRQRLSLARALLHGPDLLLLDEPFSNVDAGSAAAMAARLGRLRDSGKTIFVVTHQPAHLEAVADESLWIAAGEITARQAGIRAALAAPPAVTP from the coding sequence ATGCCCGACGCCACCGTCCCCGTCCTCGAACTCGACTCCGTCAGCAAGCTCTTCGGACGCGTCGCCGCCCTGCGCGAGGTGACCGCCGGCTTCGCTCCCGGACGCCTTTACGGCGTCTTCGGCGAGAACGGCGCCGGCAAGAGTACGCTGCTGCGCCTGATCGCCGGACTCGCCCGTCCCACTCGCGGCCGCATCCTGCGCTGGTCGAGCGACGACCTCCACCCCGCCCTCGCCCGCATGGGCTACATGGCCCACGCCTCGCTGCTCTACGACGAGCTCACCGCGCTCGAGAACCTGCGCTACTTCGCCGGCCTCTACGGCCTCGCCGCCTCGCCCGCCTGCGAGGACGCCATCTCCTCGGTCGGCCTCGACCCCGCGCTCTCCCGCCGCGTCGGCGACTACTCCCAAGGCATGCGCCAGCGGCTCTCGCTCGCCCGTGCCTTGCTCCACGGCCCCGACTTGCTGCTGCTTGACGAGCCCTTCTCCAACGTGGACGCCGGCTCCGCCGCCGCCATGGCCGCGCGCCTCGGCCGCCTGCGCGACTCCGGCAAAACCATCTTCGTGGTCACCCATCAGCCCGCGCATCTCGAAGCCGTCGCCGACGAATCCCTGTGGATCGCGGCCGGCGAGATCACCGCACGCCAGGCCGGCATCCGCGCGGCGCTCGCGGCTCCTCCGGCGGTGACGCCGTGA
- a CDS encoding heme exporter protein CcmB, with protein MTGLFDVTRATLAKDLRLEWRSKDAINAMLFFSVLVVVIFSFAFDPTAEESRRIAGGLVWVAFLFAANVALNQTWMRELRNHVLDAYRVSPAPANALFLGKAIGNFFFVTLVELAMTPLFIVFFNLRVLGPAWQLVIVLVLGTWALVVNGTFFAAVSLRTRVRELMLPLLLFPISIPALLAMVEATTAILTGDSSPRFWLNLLLVYDVVFTTACLLLFETVLHAE; from the coding sequence GTGACCGGACTCTTCGACGTCACCCGCGCCACCCTCGCCAAAGACCTGCGCCTGGAGTGGCGCTCCAAGGACGCCATCAACGCCATGCTATTTTTCTCCGTGTTGGTGGTGGTCATCTTCAGCTTCGCCTTCGACCCCACCGCCGAAGAGTCCCGCCGCATCGCCGGCGGACTGGTCTGGGTGGCCTTCCTCTTCGCCGCCAACGTCGCCCTCAACCAGACCTGGATGCGCGAGCTGCGCAACCATGTGCTCGACGCCTACCGCGTCTCGCCCGCCCCCGCCAATGCTCTGTTCCTGGGCAAGGCAATCGGGAACTTCTTTTTTGTGACCCTGGTCGAGCTCGCGATGACGCCGCTCTTCATCGTCTTCTTCAACCTGCGCGTCCTCGGCCCTGCCTGGCAGCTAGTGATCGTCCTCGTCCTCGGCACCTGGGCGCTGGTGGTGAACGGGACCTTCTTCGCCGCCGTCTCTTTGCGCACGCGGGTGCGCGAGCTGATGTTGCCCCTGCTGCTCTTTCCCATCTCCATCCCGGCGCTGCTGGCCATGGTCGAGGCCACCACCGCCATCCTCACCGGCGACTCCTCGCCCCGATTTTGGCTGAACCTGCTTCTGGTTTACGATGTCGTGTTCACCACGGCCTGCTTGCTGCTCTTCGAGACCGTCTTGCACGCGGAATGA
- the ccsA gene encoding cytochrome c biogenesis protein CcsA, whose translation MNYKFLIFSLFTMVLLFYGLHQGLYVAPEEKTMGEIQRIFYYHVPSAWTSFLCFFVNFIASIIYLARRKSSPSAGLAADAVAVATAEVGVVFCTIVLVTGPLWARPVWGIWWTWDARLTTTLILWLIYVSYLFLRHNAAGGQAPTLASVVAIIGFLDVPLVYMAIRWFRTQHPQPVMAGGSSSGLDPAMWTALLWNWAAFLAFGFLLIWMRYNLVRFEQRLDERHALAALAGSKGGAR comes from the coding sequence ATGAACTACAAATTCCTGATCTTCTCGCTCTTCACCATGGTCTTGCTCTTCTACGGCCTCCACCAGGGGCTGTACGTGGCGCCCGAGGAAAAGACCATGGGCGAGATCCAGCGCATCTTCTACTACCATGTCCCCTCGGCCTGGACCTCGTTCCTCTGTTTCTTCGTCAACTTCATCGCCTCCATCATCTATCTGGCGCGGCGCAAGTCGAGCCCCTCCGCGGGACTCGCCGCTGACGCCGTGGCCGTCGCCACCGCCGAAGTCGGCGTCGTCTTCTGCACCATCGTCCTGGTCACCGGGCCTCTGTGGGCCCGGCCGGTCTGGGGCATCTGGTGGACATGGGACGCGCGGCTTACCACCACCCTTATCCTCTGGCTCATCTACGTGAGCTACCTTTTCCTCCGCCATAATGCCGCCGGCGGACAGGCGCCGACCCTTGCCTCCGTGGTCGCCATCATCGGCTTTCTGGATGTGCCGCTGGTTTACATGGCCATCCGCTGGTTCCGCACCCAGCATCCGCAGCCGGTCATGGCTGGCGGCTCCAGCTCGGGCCTGGATCCGGCCATGTGGACGGCTCTGCTCTGGAACTGGGCCGCCTTTCTAGCTTTCGGATTCCTGCTCATCTGGATGCGCTACAACCTGGTGCGCTTTGAGCAGCGCCTCGACGAGCGCCACGCCCTGGCAGCCCTCGCGGGCTCGAAAGGAGGCGCGCGATGA
- a CDS encoding CcmD family protein, whose translation MNHLHLELAYISTWVILIAYIVFLTVKVRGLKKEFEELEREGQKK comes from the coding sequence ATGAACCACCTCCACCTCGAACTCGCCTACATCTCCACCTGGGTCATCCTCATCGCCTATATCGTCTTTCTGACCGTGAAGGTCCGAGGGCTGAAGAAGGAGTTCGAGGAACTGGAGCGAGAAGGACAGAAAAAGTAA